Genomic segment of Streptomyces sp. NA02950:
CAACTGATGGTGGCCCTAAGGGACCTGTCTGCGGAAGTGCGAGGGCTGGCCGATCGGTGTGACCGAGTAGCACACCGCGTCATTCAGACTCGATCCGCTCTTCCAGATGGCGGAGGCGGTCTTTCAGGCCGGTCACGTCGTCCCGGATCGCCTTGATCTCCTGCATGAGGGCAAGGAACTCGGGGCTCGGTGCTTGCTCGTCTGTTGGTTCGGACTGAGCACTCACGAAGTAGCCGCGGGTCGAGTCGGGATGAACGACACCCCACTTGCTCAGCAGCTGAAGCGCCTTGCTGGCGGTACCGGCGGAAACGGCGAAGCGGTCGGCGATCTCGCGGACTGACGGCATTTTGTCGCCCGGCTTGTGCTTGCCCGCCGTGATCTCTTCCCGCAGGTCAGCAGCGATCTTCTCGTTCACGCGGCGCGACTCATCACCAGTTGACGTCATGACGTCGATGGTAGCCAGCCCTTCTTGAGTTCAACCAGCAGTGACAGCACAGTTGATTGTGCTAGCTGTACCGCTTGTGCTAGAACAGTGCCACGGCCGGAGGAGACCGGGACCTGTGGGGATCCCCGCAGGTCAACGGGCCGAAGTGATCGCGTGTTGCTTGAGAACTGCATAGGTCCCAGCCGACGCCGCTGATGGGAGGTGTACGGCACGGCTGGAGGCAGACCACCGGACGGCGCGTAGTGCGTCCCCGAGGGGACGAGGGTGCGACTCCCTCGCCGTCCGCTCTCCGCTCGGCCCATGGCCGAGCGCTGAGGGAGCCGGGACAGACCGTCCCGCACCACTGATCCGAGAGGAGCCCCCATGGGCAAGAAGTTCTCTTTCAAGGCGACCGTGCGCGATGTGCGGACCGGTGAGACCGGAACCGCGCAGGGCAAGGTCGAGGGCGACGACACGTACACCCAGGCGCGAGCGCGCACCGACATCGAGGCGTGGGCGAACACCGTGCCGGGCCGCAACCTCACCGCGACCGACATACAGCTCAGCTGACAGTTGCCCGATCCGCCCGGCCGCGTGCCGGGCGGTGAGGGGAGCCGGACAGCACGGTTCCGATCACCGACATAGAGCGGGGCGCGCCCTCCGCCTGGACAGCACCGGGCGCGCCCCATGACCCCGCGAAGGGATCGATGGTGAGCATATTCCGCTCTCGCACCGACGCACAGTCCGAGACGGTCGCGCAGCTGCACGCTGACGCGCGCCGGGACTACCAGCAGCACAACAGCGCGGAGAACCAGGCCGCGGCCCGTGAGCAGTCCGGGCAGGCCCGCACCGACGGCAACGTCTCGGGCGGCTGCTGGGGCCGCCGCAAGTAGCCGCACGCGGCATTCCTGGTTCCACCCATCTGCGCCCGGGGCGGTCGTCTCTCGCCACAAGACCGCGACCGCCCCGGGCCCTACCCCTGCCTGATCAGGCAGCAGGAGACTGACTATGCGCACCTACATAGGAGATCAAGAGGCCGTCAGCGCCTCGGAGTTCATCGAACTCGCCCTCGGTACACCGCCGGAACTGTGGCTCGGGGTGCCGGGAGAGACCGAGGAAGAGCGCGCAGCGCGGCAGGACGCGGCCCGCGACATCCTCGCCGACGACCCACAGCTGGTCGACGCCGTGTCCCGGCTCGCCGCGGAGGCCATCGCCGTACACGCCCCGGCACTGCTGAACGTCGTCCCCCTGACCCGCCCGGCCCGGCGCCGGTCCCGGGCCTGTGGGCCGGAGGTGGCGGCATGAGCCACGCTCTGACCGCCGTATCCGCCGCTGCCCCACTGGCCACCGGATGGGCCATGCATGGGCTGTGGTTCCGCCACCGCCTCAACCGCGCCCGCCGCGACCCGCTCACCGACCTGCCCACCCGGGCCGCGTTCGAGAAGCACGCCGCGCAGCTGCTGCGCAAGGATCGGTGTGCGGTACTGGTCATCGACCTGGACGGGTTCAAGCAGATCAACGACGTCCACGGGCACGCAGCAGGTGACACCGCGATCCGCGAGACCGGCCAGCGCCTTGCCCAATGGGCCGAGCCGCTGGGCACCGTGGCACGGCTGGGCGGGGATGAGTTCGCCGCCGCGATCTGCTGCCCGGACACCGACACCCTGAGTGGCGAGCTGACGCACCTGCACCAGTGGCTGTGCTCCGTCGTCACGTACGACGGGCTGCCGCTGCCCCTGGGCGCCTCCATCGGTGCCTACGCCCACACCCCCGATGGCCCGGCCGCTGATCTGGCGAGCGCGCTACGGGCCGCGGATGAGGCCATGTACGGGGTCAAGCAGACCGGCGGCGGCTGGACCATCAAGCACACCATCAGCCCGGACTACCGCACGGTCAACGGCCGTCGCGACGGTCGCCGCGGCACCGCCACGGAAGGGGGCTCATAGTGGCTGCCCAGACCGAGACCGGCCCGGTGGCTGCCCCGCAGGTTCCGTCGCTGTCCCGCGCGGA
This window contains:
- a CDS encoding winged helix-turn-helix domain-containing protein → MNEKIAADLREEITAGKHKPGDKMPSVREIADRFAVSAGTASKALQLLSKWGVVHPDSTRGYFVSAQSEPTDEQAPSPEFLALMQEIKAIRDDVTGLKDRLRHLEERIESE
- a CDS encoding GGDEF domain-containing protein, encoding MSHALTAVSAAAPLATGWAMHGLWFRHRLNRARRDPLTDLPTRAAFEKHAAQLLRKDRCAVLVIDLDGFKQINDVHGHAAGDTAIRETGQRLAQWAEPLGTVARLGGDEFAAAICCPDTDTLSGELTHLHQWLCSVVTYDGLPLPLGASIGAYAHTPDGPAADLASALRAADEAMYGVKQTGGGWTIKHTISPDYRTVNGRRDGRRGTATEGGS